From the Ramlibacter agri genome, the window CGCGGAAATCGCGCACGGCACCTGCACGGACGTGCCGCCGCCGAGGAAGTAGTCAGCGACAGGCCAGCGGCAGGAACTTCTTCGGCACGCTGGTCTGGTTGGTGCCCTCCGCCGTCATCTTGCCCGGCGGGGCGGCGGTGCCGCACAGCCACGTCACCGGCACGATCGGCGCACCTTCCACCACGGCCGGCCGCAGGGTCAGGACGAGCCCCTGCAGCGCCTGGTGCGCGTGGTTGCCGAAGCGGATGTTGATGGCGCCATCGGTCACGCTGACCGACAGCACGCGCTGGTTCACGATCTTTTCCGGGGGCGGCAGGCCCGCTGCGGCGTTGTCGGCCGGCAGCGGCGTGCCGGCGCGCCAGGCGGCTTCGATGGCGGGCTTGGCGATCTCCGCGAGCGACAGGGCTTCCGTCACCTGGTCACGCACCAGCCGGTCGATGTAGCTGGGCATGGTCGCCAGCATCAGGATCACGAGCACGGCGAGTGCCACCATCAACTCGATCAGCGTGAAACCGCGGCGCCCCTTCTTCATGCAGGCGATTATGGCGGCCGCGCGCAGGGCGGCCGGGGCGGCCTTATTGCGCCTGGACTGCGGCGGCGGTCGCCGCCGGGGCGGGCGCAGCCGGCGGCTGGCCGGTGAGCACGCGGCGCGCGCCGTCGAAGCGCGCCTTCCAGTAGGACACGCCCATGTCCTCCACGCGCACCTGCGCGCCGGGCTTGGGCGAGTGGATGAACTTGCCGTCGCCGACGTAGATGCCCACGTGGCTGAAGGCGTGCTTCATGGTGTTGAAGAACACCAGGTCGCCGGGCTGGAGATCCTGGCGGTCGATCTTCTGGGTGGCCGCGGCCTGCTCGTTGGCGCGGCGCGGCAGGATGAGGCCCACCGTCTGTTCGTACATGGCTTTCACGAAGCCGCTGCAGTCGAAACCGGTGCTGGCATTGCTGCCGCCGCGCCGGTAGGGCACGCCCAGAAAGCCCATCGCGTTCACGACGAGTTCCGAGGTCTTGCTCGCCACGTTGCTGGAAGCTTCGGACACCTTGTCGCCGACGCTGGCCCGGACTTCGTCGAGGCGCTGGACGAACTTCTTTTCCGCCATGAAGCGGCCGACATCGTCTTCGGCGGATGCCGGCGGCGCCGCGTGGGCGCCCGCGGCAGCCGCGAGCAGGATCAAGCTCAGCCATTCCTTCATGGAGGCCGAGGTTATCCGCCGGGCAAGCCCGAAGTCAAATGAAGAAAGCATTCCAAGTTCTTGATTTGTATCGAAATCGTTCGAAGCCACCGGTGGGCGCCGAGGAAGAGAACAATGGCGGGTTACACCCTGTTCCCGATTTCGACCATGTCGCAGCACCCGATCTGTCGCCGGATAGCCACACATTGCGTGGCGCTGATTGTCGCAGCTTTCCTGGCAAATCCTTCCATTGCCCAAGTACCGCGCCCGGAAACCCTGGCGAGCGGCCTGGAACATCCGTGGGCGGTGGTATTCCTGCCCCAAGGGCGCTTCCTGGTGACGGAGCGTGCCGGGCGCATGCGCATCATCGAAGCCGATGGCAAGGTCGGGGCACCGATCGCCGGCGTGCCGGACGTGGTGGCGCGCGGGCAGGGCGGGCTGCTGGATGTGGCGCTCGACTCCGGCTTCGCCCGCAATCGCACGCTCTATTTCTGCTATTCGGAGGCGGGGCAGGGCGGCAGCGGCACTGCGCTGGCGAGCGCCCAACTCGCTGAAGATGGGCGCCGGCTGGAGGACGTGAAGGTGATCTTGCGCCAGCGGCCCAAGGAGTCCGGCAACCTGCAATACGGCTGCCGCATCGCGGAGGCGCCGGACGGCCACCTGTTCCTGGCCTTGGGCGAGCGCTTCTATCCGAAGGAGAAGGCGCAGACCCTGGACAACACCTTGGGCAAGGTGGTGCGCATCGCCAAGGACGGCAGCGTGCCGAAGGACAACCCGTTCGCCAGCCGCGCCGGCGCATTGGCTGAGACCTGGACCTACGGGCACCGCAATCCGCAAGGCCTGGCGTTCGGGCCGGACGGGGCGTTATGGGAGATCGAGCACGGGCCGCAGGGCGGCGACGAGATCAACATCCTGCAGGCCGGGCGCAACTATGGCTGGCCGGTCATCACGTACGGCGAGAACTACGGCGGCGGCAAGATCGGCGAGGGCATCACGCACAAGGAAGGCATGGAGCAGCCGCTGCACTACTGGGTGCCCTCGATCGCGCCATCGGGCATGGCCTTCCTTACCAGCGACCGCTATGGCCCGGAGTGGAAGGGCAACCTGTTCGTGGGCTCGCTGAAGTTCCAGTTCCTGGATCGCATCGAACTCGCCGGCGGCAAGGTCGTGCGCGAACAGAAACTGCTGCAAGGCATCGGCCGCCTGCGCGACGTGCGGCAGGGGCCGGATGGCTTGCTCTATGTGCTGACGGACGAAGACAACGGGAAGCTGGTGCGGCTCACGCCTTGACCAATCCCTTGCGCACGGCGTACCGCGTCAGGCTCGCGATGTCGTTCAAGCGCAGCCGCTCCATGATCCGTGCGCGGTGCACGTCCACGGTCTTCGGGCTCAGGCCGAGTTCGAAGGCGATTTCCTTGGCGGACTTGCCTTGGGCGATCAGGGTCAGGATCTCGACCTGCCGCACGGTGAGTTCATCGTCCACCGTGGGTTCGGAAGGTTGCAGCAGGCGCTGGGCGACCGCGGCGCTGAAATAGCTGCCGGTGGCCATCACGCTGCGCAAGGCCTGCTCCAGCTCGAAGGGCGGCGCGTCCTTCATCAGGTAGCCGCAGGCGCCGTTGGCGACCGCGCGCTTGACGAAGTCCACCGTGTCGTACATCGACAGCACGATCACGCGCACTTCGGGATGGCGGTTGTGGATCTCGGCGATCGCGGTGATGCCGTCCATGCCGGGCATGGAGATGTCGGTCATCACCACGTCGGGCTGCACGGTTTCCAGCAGCGCCAGCAGTTCGTTGCCGTTGCGCGCTTCGGCGATCACTTCCACGCCTTCCACGGTCGACAGCAGCGCCTTGATGCCGGAGCGGACCAGGTCGTGGTCGTCGGCGAGGACGACGCGAATGGCGCCGCCCGGATGGCTGGTGTTCTGGATCATGTTCTACCCCCTCGACTCTTCTCTTTCATTGTCTAGACGACGGCCCGCACGGCAACCCCGCGGCCCGGCGCGGTGCGGATGTGCAGCCGCCCGCCGGCCAGCTCGGTCCGTTCGATCATGCCGTAAAGGCCGATGTTCCTTTCGCTCTGCTGCCCGTTCAGCACCTCGGCCTTCTCGAAGCCGCGGCCGTCATCGAGCACCAGCACGCTGATGCGCTTGCCCGGCAGGAAGCGCAGCCGGACGCGTACCCGCGAAGCCTGCGCGTGGCGCACGCAGTTCGTCAACGCCTCCTGCACCAGCCGCACCGCCACGGCGGCGTTCTCTTCCAGCGTCTTCGGCTCTTCGCCACGCGTGGTCACTTCCCAGTCCAGCCCGGCCGGCTCCGCGATGCGCTGCATCGCCGACTGCACGGCCGGCACCAGCCCGAGCAGGTCCAGCTGCGCCGGCCGCAGCGAGAACGACAGCGTCTTCAGCTGCTGCAGCGCGCCGTTGACCAGTTCGGTCGCCGTCGCGCTGTGCTTGCGAGATGCCACCGGCTCCGGCGCGCGCTCCGCCGCATGCAGGTGGATCACC encodes:
- a CDS encoding pilin, whose protein sequence is MKKGRRGFTLIELMVALAVLVILMLATMPSYIDRLVRDQVTEALSLAEIAKPAIEAAWRAGTPLPADNAAAGLPPPEKIVNQRVLSVSVTDGAINIRFGNHAHQALQGLVLTLRPAVVEGAPIVPVTWLCGTAAPPGKMTAEGTNQTSVPKKFLPLACR
- a CDS encoding C40 family peptidase, translating into MKEWLSLILLAAAAGAHAAPPASAEDDVGRFMAEKKFVQRLDEVRASVGDKVSEASSNVASKTSELVVNAMGFLGVPYRRGGSNASTGFDCSGFVKAMYEQTVGLILPRRANEQAAATQKIDRQDLQPGDLVFFNTMKHAFSHVGIYVGDGKFIHSPKPGAQVRVEDMGVSYWKARFDGARRVLTGQPPAAPAPAATAAAVQAQ
- a CDS encoding PQQ-dependent sugar dehydrogenase, whose protein sequence is MSQHPICRRIATHCVALIVAAFLANPSIAQVPRPETLASGLEHPWAVVFLPQGRFLVTERAGRMRIIEADGKVGAPIAGVPDVVARGQGGLLDVALDSGFARNRTLYFCYSEAGQGGSGTALASAQLAEDGRRLEDVKVILRQRPKESGNLQYGCRIAEAPDGHLFLALGERFYPKEKAQTLDNTLGKVVRIAKDGSVPKDNPFASRAGALAETWTYGHRNPQGLAFGPDGALWEIEHGPQGGDEINILQAGRNYGWPVITYGENYGGGKIGEGITHKEGMEQPLHYWVPSIAPSGMAFLTSDRYGPEWKGNLFVGSLKFQFLDRIELAGGKVVREQKLLQGIGRLRDVRQGPDGLLYVLTDEDNGKLVRLTP
- a CDS encoding response regulator transcription factor, whose protein sequence is MIQNTSHPGGAIRVVLADDHDLVRSGIKALLSTVEGVEVIAEARNGNELLALLETVQPDVVMTDISMPGMDGITAIAEIHNRHPEVRVIVLSMYDTVDFVKRAVANGACGYLMKDAPPFELEQALRSVMATGSYFSAAVAQRLLQPSEPTVDDELTVRQVEILTLIAQGKSAKEIAFELGLSPKTVDVHRARIMERLRLNDIASLTRYAVRKGLVKA